Proteins from a single region of Cryptococcus neoformans var. neoformans JEC21 chromosome 6 sequence:
- a CDS encoding expressed protein: MSKKYHQKAYTAEEKRKAIQMYEEKIHYSARYSNDEWEFRHVIIPKPLVRFIPPGVCAEEVWRGIGIRQSPGWEMYMRHEPEPHVLLFRRPKNYDQIHRPFSQTLAARKLNISREVTAHPAPAK, from the exons ATGAGCAAGAAGTATCACCAGAAGGCTTACACCGCCGAAGAGAAACGAAAAGCCATTCAGATGTACGAAGAGAAGATTCATTACAGTGCCAGATATTCTA ATGATGAATGGGAGTTCAG ACATGTCATT ATTCCAAAACCCCTTGTCAGATTCATTCCTCCTGGCGTCTGTGCTGAAGAAGTTTGGAGAGGGATTGGGATTAGACAGTCCCCTGG ATGGGAGATGTATATGCGTCACGAGCCT GAACCG catgtcctcctcttccgtcgCCCTAAAAATTACGACCAAATTCACCGACCATTTTCCCAAACATTAGCCGCTCGAAAGCTCAACATTAGCCGTGAAGTCACAGCTCATCCTGCTCCAGCAAAGTAA